The following coding sequences are from one Seonamhaeicola sp. ML3 window:
- a CDS encoding UDP-glucose--hexose-1-phosphate uridylyltransferase, with translation MNTELDNYSHKRFNILTGEWILVSPHRAKRPWQGQNETVNNEKRPSYDENCYLCPGNTRINGEINPDYKDVYIFTNDFASLQSDSPDFEVNDGLLMAKSEKGICKVICFSPDHSKSLADMEPIDIKKVVNAWQKEYKELGANELINYVQIFENKGAVMGCSNPHPHGQIWSQSTLPNEVVKKNTQQLNYYKKNGTSILGDYLTQELDKKERIIFENDAFVVLVPFWAVWPFEAMIVPKTHQINILELNDTEAFLYAEAISKLTKAYDKIFNTSFPYSSGIHQAPTNGEDNNHWHWHMSFYPPLLRSATVKKFMVGYEMFGSPQRDITAEKAAKMIRDLV, from the coding sequence ATGAATACTGAACTAGATAATTATTCACATAAACGTTTTAACATTTTAACAGGCGAATGGATATTAGTATCTCCACACAGAGCTAAACGCCCATGGCAAGGACAAAATGAAACCGTTAACAATGAGAAACGGCCAAGTTATGATGAAAACTGTTACCTCTGCCCTGGTAATACACGAATTAATGGCGAAATAAACCCAGACTATAAAGACGTTTATATTTTCACTAACGACTTTGCCTCCTTGCAAAGCGATTCACCAGACTTTGAGGTAAACGACGGCTTATTGATGGCCAAAAGTGAAAAAGGAATTTGTAAAGTGATATGTTTTAGCCCAGACCACTCTAAGAGCTTGGCAGACATGGAACCTATAGACATTAAAAAAGTAGTTAATGCTTGGCAAAAAGAATACAAGGAACTGGGAGCCAATGAACTCATAAACTATGTGCAAATCTTTGAAAACAAGGGCGCTGTAATGGGGTGTAGTAATCCACATCCACACGGTCAAATTTGGAGTCAATCTACACTGCCCAACGAAGTTGTAAAAAAGAATACGCAACAACTAAACTATTACAAAAAAAACGGTACTAGCATACTGGGAGATTATCTCACTCAAGAATTAGACAAAAAAGAGCGTATTATTTTTGAGAATGATGCCTTTGTAGTTTTAGTTCCATTTTGGGCCGTTTGGCCTTTTGAGGCTATGATTGTGCCAAAAACCCATCAAATAAATATTTTAGAGTTAAACGATACCGAAGCCTTTTTATATGCCGAGGCCATTTCTAAATTAACCAAGGCTTACGATAAAATTTTCAATACATCGTTCCCTTATTCTAGTGGAATACACCAGGCACCAACCAACGGTGAAGATAATAACCATTGGCACTGGCATATGAGTTTTTATCCGCCTTTGTTGCGTAGTGCAACCGTCAAAAAATTTATGGTAGGCTACGAAATGTTTGGGTCGCCACAACGTGATATTACAGCAGAGAAAGCTGCTAAAATGATAAGAGATTTAGTATAA
- the galK gene encoding galactokinase gives MNTQLIKDVKDVYVETFEQTPILIFSPGRINIIGEHTDYNDGFVFPAAVDKGIAAAIQKSDSNICTAYALDMDSKIEFELDKLKPLKQGSWENYVFGVIAEIQNRNKVIGNFNIVFKGDIPGGAGMSSSAALENSVVYGINELFDLGLTKEEMIFISQKAEHNYVGVNCGIMDQYASMFGIKDHALLLDCRTIKAKPFKIDFKDHELLLINTNVKHSLSDSAYNDRRSACENIAKLLKVTALRDATEDDLATIKDEVTPENYQKALYVIQENNRARQASKAMEEVDLATLGNLIYGSHEGLSKQYKVSCEELDFLVGKAKASGYVIGARMMGGGFGGCTINLIEKGKAEDFKALVSEPYKDRFGKACSFYSVALSDGTHVVKQ, from the coding sequence ATGAACACTCAATTAATAAAAGATGTAAAGGATGTTTATGTCGAAACATTTGAACAAACCCCAATATTAATTTTTTCCCCTGGAAGAATAAATATTATTGGAGAACACACAGACTACAATGATGGTTTTGTGTTTCCAGCTGCAGTAGATAAAGGTATTGCTGCTGCCATTCAAAAAAGTGACTCTAACATATGTACAGCTTATGCTTTAGATATGGATAGCAAAATAGAGTTTGAACTCGATAAGCTAAAGCCATTAAAACAGGGAAGCTGGGAAAATTATGTTTTTGGTGTTATAGCAGAAATTCAAAATAGAAACAAAGTTATTGGAAACTTCAATATTGTATTTAAGGGCGATATTCCTGGAGGGGCAGGGATGTCTTCTTCTGCGGCCTTAGAGAACAGTGTTGTTTATGGCATAAATGAACTTTTCGACCTAGGACTTACCAAAGAAGAAATGATTTTTATTTCTCAAAAGGCAGAACATAATTATGTAGGTGTGAATTGCGGAATTATGGACCAGTATGCCAGTATGTTTGGAATAAAAGACCATGCGCTTTTATTGGACTGTAGAACCATTAAAGCTAAACCCTTTAAAATCGATTTTAAAGACCATGAACTGCTCTTAATAAACACCAATGTAAAGCATAGCTTATCTGATAGTGCTTATAACGACCGCCGTTCGGCTTGCGAAAACATTGCAAAATTGCTTAAAGTTACTGCTTTAAGAGATGCTACCGAAGATGATTTGGCAACTATAAAAGACGAAGTAACTCCCGAGAACTACCAAAAAGCCTTATATGTTATCCAAGAAAACAACAGAGCTAGACAGGCTTCTAAAGCTATGGAAGAGGTCGACTTAGCTACACTAGGCAATTTAATTTATGGGTCGCACGAGGGACTTTCCAAACAATACAAGGTAAGCTGCGAAGAATTAGATTTTCTTGTTGGCAAGGCCAAAGCCAGTGGCTATGTTATAGGAGCCAGAATGATGGGAGGCGGCTTTGGGGGCTGTACCATTAATTTAATTGAAAAAGGTAAAGCCGAAGATTTTAAAGCACTCGTTTCTGAACCCTACAAAGATAGATTTGGCAAAGCATGTTCTTTCTATTCGGTAGCTTTATCAGACGGGACACACGTAGTAAAACAATAA
- a CDS encoding aldose 1-epimerase: MFNINHNKKAKTLEIECADFKFFAKIHIDAGASLQELTLAGHEIIKPLSPLPYTTTYASSILFPFANRIKDGHYKFQGEEFEFEINQKEENNALHGLVYDKTFDVLSIETEPETALIVLEYNETELSKGFPYKYRVQLEYRFTKDKLDLKMSVKNNDAKPFPFTLGWHPYFLSHNLYESSLEFSSTKKLELDDRNITVNTLETETKAPIKIGKQQFDDCWILNNDEVLFKTPKYNLKFNATGNNNFLQVYTPPKENTIAIEPTTGVSDSFNNEIGLAILEAGNSYEITWSLNIESNQT; this comes from the coding sequence ATGTTCAATATAAATCATAACAAGAAGGCCAAAACCTTAGAAATAGAGTGTGCAGATTTTAAATTCTTTGCCAAAATCCATATTGATGCTGGTGCTAGTTTACAAGAACTTACACTTGCTGGTCATGAAATAATCAAACCGCTATCGCCTCTTCCCTATACCACAACCTATGCCTCTAGTATACTTTTTCCTTTTGCCAATAGAATAAAAGATGGGCACTATAAATTTCAAGGAGAAGAATTTGAATTTGAAATAAACCAAAAAGAAGAGAACAATGCCCTACATGGTTTGGTTTATGACAAAACCTTTGATGTATTGAGTATTGAAACAGAACCCGAAACGGCCCTAATAGTGTTGGAATATAACGAAACAGAGTTATCAAAGGGTTTTCCTTACAAATATAGGGTTCAACTAGAATACCGTTTCACCAAAGACAAACTAGATCTTAAAATGTCCGTGAAGAACAACGATGCAAAACCTTTTCCATTTACATTGGGTTGGCATCCTTATTTTTTAAGCCATAATTTATATGAAAGTTCCTTGGAATTCAGCAGTACTAAAAAACTAGAACTCGATGATCGCAACATAACCGTTAATACTTTGGAAACCGAAACCAAAGCCCCTATTAAAATTGGTAAGCAACAATTTGATGATTGTTGGATTTTGAACAACGATGAAGTCCTGTTTAAAACTCCTAAATACAACCTAAAATTTAACGCCACGGGCAATAATAACTTTTTACAGGTTTATACACCTCCTAAGGAAAACACCATAGCTATAGAACCAACTACTGGGGTATCAGACAGTTTTAACAACGAAATAGGGTTAGCTATTTTAGAAGCCGGAAATAGCTACGAAATTACCTGGAGCCTAAACATAGAAAGCAACCAAACATAA
- a CDS encoding GntR family transcriptional regulator, with product MITIKSNIGIPKYKQIINSIEESIVSGALKKGDRIPSINEIKNKHKLSRDTVLMAFNELKNRGVIQSIVGKGYYISSENVNVRQKIFLLFDELNAFKEDLYNALKDSLGEAIELEIYFHHFNKDIFKKLILDNVGNYSYYVIMPANLKNTKEIIDNLPSEKVFVLDQMHHDLSAFPAVYQNFEKALYNNLKLVKHRIENYQRLYLVNNENKQPKGMLSGFTKFCKDNDLEGSIVENLKDKLPKSGDLYIIPDDKNLLRIIKKMKEVKLVLSKDIGIISYNDTLLKELVEGGITTISTDFNTMGKRLAEMILNKEHKQIENPNKLIIRNSL from the coding sequence ATGATTACCATTAAAAGCAACATAGGAATCCCTAAATACAAACAGATTATCAATTCCATTGAAGAATCTATAGTCTCTGGCGCATTAAAAAAAGGCGATAGAATACCATCTATAAACGAAATAAAAAACAAACACAAACTATCGAGAGACACCGTATTAATGGCTTTTAATGAATTGAAAAACAGGGGTGTTATTCAATCTATAGTAGGTAAAGGCTATTATATTTCCAGTGAAAATGTTAACGTTAGACAAAAAATTTTCCTACTCTTTGATGAGCTAAACGCATTTAAAGAAGACTTATATAATGCTCTAAAGGATAGTTTGGGGGAAGCTATAGAACTAGAAATATATTTTCACCATTTCAATAAAGATATTTTCAAGAAACTTATTTTAGATAATGTTGGAAATTACAGCTACTACGTAATTATGCCAGCCAACTTAAAAAATACAAAAGAGATTATTGATAATCTCCCCTCTGAAAAGGTTTTTGTTTTAGATCAAATGCACCATGACCTAAGTGCATTTCCTGCGGTCTATCAAAATTTCGAAAAAGCGCTATATAACAATTTAAAACTTGTAAAGCATCGCATTGAAAATTACCAAAGACTTTATTTAGTTAACAATGAAAACAAGCAACCAAAAGGTATGCTTTCTGGTTTTACCAAGTTTTGTAAAGACAATGATTTAGAGGGTTCAATTGTTGAAAATCTAAAAGATAAATTACCAAAATCTGGCGATTTATATATTATTCCCGATGATAAAAACCTACTCAGAATCATTAAAAAAATGAAAGAAGTTAAATTGGTATTATCTAAAGACATTGGTATTATCTCCTATAATGATACGCTGCTCAAAGAACTTGTTGAAGGCGGAATCACAACCATTTCAACAGATTTTAACACTATGGGAAAACGTCTGGCAGAGATGATATTAAACAAGGAACACAAACAAATAGAAAATCCAAATAAACTAATAATAAGAAACTCATTATAA
- a CDS encoding sodium/sugar symporter, translating to MTAGFHMWDYVVFIAYAILILGVGLWVSRDKKGHQKNAEDYFLASKSLPWWAIGASLIAANISAEQFIGMSGAGFASGLAIASYEWMAALTLIIVGKYFLPIFIEKGLYTIPEFVEKRFSTNLKTILAVFWIALYVFVNLASVLYLGSLALQTIMGVPLIYGIIGLALFAAAYSLYGGLSAVAWTDVIQVVFLILGGLVTTYLALNTVSGGEGFMAGLSTIYDKVPERFEMILDETNPEYINLPGIAVLVGGMWVANLYYWGFNQYIIQRTLAAKSLKESQKGILFAAFLKLLIPLIVVIPGIAAYVIINDPEMMTGLGDIALQNSPLDKKDNAYPWLLQFLPTGLKGVAFAALAAAIVSSLASMLNSTSTIFTMDIYKQYINKHADDRKTVNVGRISAAVALIIACIMAPLLGGIDQAFQFIQEYTGVVSPGILAVFLLGLFWKKTTNKAAIVGALVSIPIAIYFKVAPKGWSTSAFFVDLPFMHQMGYTLLLTMLVIILYSYFQHKGADDKKGIPVTKELFKTSPLFNIGAFAVMLILTALYAIFW from the coding sequence ATGACAGCAGGATTTCACATGTGGGACTACGTAGTCTTTATTGCGTATGCCATTTTAATTTTAGGAGTAGGGTTATGGGTTTCACGAGATAAAAAAGGACATCAAAAAAATGCCGAAGATTATTTTCTTGCGAGTAAGTCGTTACCGTGGTGGGCTATCGGAGCTTCATTAATTGCGGCTAATATATCTGCAGAACAGTTTATAGGAATGTCTGGAGCTGGTTTTGCTTCAGGTCTAGCAATAGCATCATACGAGTGGATGGCAGCGTTAACCTTAATTATTGTTGGTAAGTACTTTTTACCAATATTTATTGAAAAGGGGCTTTATACTATTCCTGAGTTTGTTGAAAAGCGTTTTTCAACAAATCTTAAAACGATACTGGCTGTTTTTTGGATTGCGCTCTATGTTTTTGTGAATTTAGCCTCTGTACTTTATTTAGGGTCTTTGGCTCTGCAAACAATTATGGGAGTTCCATTAATTTATGGGATTATTGGTTTGGCCCTGTTTGCTGCCGCCTATTCGCTTTATGGTGGGTTGTCTGCGGTTGCTTGGACCGATGTTATACAGGTTGTATTTCTAATATTAGGAGGTTTAGTTACAACCTATTTAGCTTTGAATACAGTATCTGGGGGAGAAGGTTTTATGGCAGGGTTATCGACTATTTATGATAAAGTTCCTGAACGTTTTGAAATGATTTTGGATGAAACAAATCCAGAATACATAAATTTACCCGGTATAGCGGTTTTAGTAGGAGGTATGTGGGTTGCTAATTTGTACTATTGGGGTTTTAATCAGTACATCATCCAAAGAACCTTGGCTGCCAAGTCTTTAAAAGAATCTCAAAAGGGGATTTTATTCGCTGCTTTCTTAAAATTATTGATTCCATTGATCGTAGTTATTCCTGGTATAGCAGCATATGTTATAATTAATGATCCGGAAATGATGACAGGCTTGGGAGATATAGCACTTCAAAATTCACCACTAGATAAAAAGGACAATGCCTATCCGTGGTTGCTACAGTTTTTACCAACAGGACTTAAGGGTGTAGCTTTTGCTGCTCTTGCTGCTGCAATTGTATCCTCACTGGCTTCTATGCTTAATTCTACATCTACCATTTTTACAATGGATATATATAAACAGTATATCAACAAACATGCAGATGATAGAAAAACGGTTAATGTAGGAAGAATTTCTGCTGCAGTAGCCTTAATAATAGCATGTATAATGGCGCCTTTGTTAGGAGGTATTGATCAGGCTTTTCAGTTCATTCAGGAGTATACGGGAGTAGTGAGTCCTGGTATATTAGCGGTGTTCTTATTGGGTCTATTCTGGAAAAAGACCACCAATAAAGCTGCAATTGTTGGCGCATTGGTTTCAATTCCTATAGCTATATACTTTAAGGTAGCGCCTAAAGGATGGTCAACGTCTGCCTTTTTTGTTGACCTTCCATTTATGCATCAAATGGGATATACATTATTGTTGACCATGCTGGTAATAATTTTATATAGTTATTTTCAACACAAAGGTGCTGATGATAAAAAAGGAATACCAGTTACAAAGGAATTATTCAAAACATCACCTTTGTTTAATATTGGTGCCTTTGCAGTTATGTTGATTTTAACTGCACTTTATGCAATTTTTTGGTAA
- a CDS encoding site-specific integrase — translation MEISKLNILFLLQKNRINKEGKCPIRCRITHLGKRKVFSTGLFINPKHWKSNQQSAHPPDTYYYINTQLSLIKQKLNQAFLFLQVNYLEFNVIDIYSHYQGKQTTAEVTLLETYDQHNNKMKKLIGIDFNETSWSRYIENKRKVKAYVNKAYKKSDIKLRDLDLKFIKGLEYYFKTDLGLSQSTINRSLQRVRKIINYAISENLLNSDPFIMYKPTKYKLKLTYLDAQELARLEEHKFAQIRLEQVRDMFVFCCYTGLAYAEMNALSREHLIKGFDGNTWIQMYRKKTNSQVSVPLLPKALDILARYKEERDNKKLLPLISNQKLNSYLKEIAEVVGIEKRLTHHIARKTFATTILLYNDVPMEIVSELLGHSKLEVTQRHYAKVVQNKVSEEINRLRLKLD, via the coding sequence ATGGAAATTAGCAAACTAAATATATTGTTCTTGTTACAAAAGAACAGAATTAATAAAGAGGGGAAATGCCCAATAAGGTGTAGAATAACTCATCTGGGCAAGAGAAAAGTATTCTCTACAGGATTATTCATAAATCCAAAACATTGGAAGAGCAATCAGCAAAGTGCTCACCCACCAGATACCTACTATTACATTAATACACAATTAAGCCTGATAAAACAAAAGTTGAATCAGGCTTTTTTGTTTTTACAGGTTAATTATTTAGAGTTTAATGTAATTGATATTTATAGTCACTATCAAGGAAAACAAACTACTGCGGAAGTTACATTATTGGAAACTTATGACCAGCATAACAATAAGATGAAAAAGTTGATAGGAATTGATTTTAATGAAACTTCTTGGAGTAGGTATATTGAGAATAAAAGAAAGGTAAAGGCTTATGTAAACAAGGCTTACAAAAAGTCTGATATAAAGTTAAGAGATTTGGATTTGAAGTTTATCAAAGGCTTAGAATATTATTTTAAAACTGACTTAGGTTTGAGTCAATCTACTATAAATAGGAGCTTGCAAAGAGTACGCAAAATAATAAACTATGCTATATCTGAAAACCTATTAAATTCAGACCCATTCATAATGTATAAACCAACTAAATACAAACTAAAGTTAACTTATTTAGATGCTCAAGAATTGGCTAGGCTAGAAGAACATAAGTTTGCTCAAATTAGGCTAGAACAAGTTAGGGATATGTTTGTGTTTTGTTGTTATACTGGATTAGCTTATGCAGAGATGAATGCATTATCTAGGGAGCACTTAATAAAAGGATTTGACGGAAATACTTGGATACAGATGTATAGGAAAAAAACAAATAGTCAAGTGTCAGTGCCATTACTTCCAAAAGCTTTGGATATTTTGGCTAGGTATAAAGAGGAGCGTGATAATAAAAAGTTACTTCCTTTAATATCTAATCAAAAGCTTAATTCCTATTTAAAAGAAATAGCAGAAGTTGTTGGTATTGAAAAGAGACTTACACATCACATAGCTAGGAAAACTTTTGCAACTACTATTTTGCTCTATAATGATGTACCAATGGAAATAGTTTCTGAGCTATTAGGACACTCTAAATTAGAAGTTACACAGAGGCATTATGCAAAGGTTGTTCAAAATAAGGTAAGTGAGGAAATTAACAGATTAAGATTGAAGTTAGATTAG
- a CDS encoding DUF5131 family protein, which translates to MCSVVLMCNQIIINYKLIIMSNYSKTKINWTDFSWNPWTGCTKVSAGCKFCYIDSIEINLGRNPKRVKRTSNTTWNKPLNISKGSIIFTCSMSDFFHPDADEWRNEAWNIIKNTSHHTYLILTKRPERIKDALPKDWCQQKYSHVWLGTSIENNDPKVLDRIRILKEIKCQIRFISFEPLLEDLKLSPKDLKGIHWAIIGGESGRYKSGRIPQFREANPEWFRHLRDTCKSAGVLVWFKQAGTYIAHKYKMTGKGEVLSQIPPDLQIRERPDLNQVL; encoded by the coding sequence ATGTGTAGTGTTGTTCTCATGTGTAATCAAATTATTATTAATTATAAATTGATTATTATGAGTAATTACTCAAAAACTAAAATAAATTGGACTGACTTTTCTTGGAATCCCTGGACTGGTTGCACAAAAGTCTCAGCAGGCTGTAAGTTCTGCTATATAGATAGCATTGAAATAAACTTAGGCAGAAATCCAAAGAGGGTAAAAAGGACCTCTAACACAACATGGAACAAACCCCTAAATATCTCAAAGGGGTCAATAATATTTACATGTTCAATGAGCGACTTTTTCCATCCTGACGCAGATGAATGGAGAAATGAAGCATGGAATATTATTAAAAACACGTCACACCACACCTACCTTATCCTAACCAAAAGACCAGAGAGAATTAAAGATGCTTTACCAAAAGATTGGTGCCAACAAAAATATAGTCATGTTTGGCTAGGTACCAGTATTGAAAATAATGACCCAAAGGTATTGGATAGAATTAGAATTTTAAAAGAGATAAAATGTCAAATAAGGTTTATCTCTTTTGAACCCTTGCTTGAAGATTTAAAATTATCTCCAAAAGACCTAAAAGGTATTCATTGGGCAATAATTGGTGGAGAATCAGGTAGGTATAAAAGTGGCAGAATTCCACAATTTAGAGAAGCAAACCCAGAGTGGTTTAGGCACCTAAGAGATACCTGTAAATCAGCAGGTGTCTTAGTTTGGTTTAAACAAGCTGGAACCTACATAGCTCATAAATATAAAATGACAGGTAAAGGAGAGGTATTAAGTCAAATCCCACCTGATTTACAAATAAGAGAAAGACCAGACTTAAATCAAGTTTTATGA
- a CDS encoding AAA family ATPase — MQLRKSERKRAKIKMALQGSAGSGKTYSSLLLAKGLINGDLTKVAIIDTENGSADLYAHLGNYNVLSLTPPFTPERYIEAIDICLKSKMEVIILDGVSQCWDELLDFHSKLAGNSFTNWNKVTPRQKAFIDKILQADAHIIATMRTKQDYVLNQKDGKHVPEKVGLKAVQRDGVDYEFTLVFDIDSKHFATASKDRTNLFSSKPEFKINEATGKKILQWCNQGGNIDGIRAQINKCKDIEQLRLLYNQYYNIKELEEDFRLQKETIQAKAELLNPKNYSQNGTSAHK, encoded by the coding sequence ATGCAATTAAGAAAATCAGAAAGAAAAAGAGCCAAGATAAAAATGGCATTACAAGGAAGCGCGGGGAGTGGTAAGACATATAGTTCTCTTCTTCTAGCAAAAGGACTCATCAATGGAGACTTAACTAAAGTAGCAATTATAGATACTGAGAATGGAAGTGCTGATTTATATGCTCATTTGGGTAACTATAATGTGCTGTCCTTAACCCCTCCATTCACTCCAGAGCGTTACATTGAAGCTATAGATATATGCCTTAAATCTAAAATGGAAGTGATAATTTTAGATGGGGTCAGCCAATGTTGGGATGAACTATTGGATTTTCATTCTAAACTAGCTGGTAATTCCTTTACAAACTGGAATAAGGTTACTCCAAGACAAAAAGCATTTATTGATAAGATTTTACAGGCAGATGCTCATATCATAGCTACTATGAGAACTAAACAGGACTATGTGCTTAACCAAAAGGATGGAAAGCACGTGCCTGAAAAAGTAGGTTTAAAAGCTGTACAGCGTGATGGGGTAGATTACGAGTTTACTCTGGTATTTGATATAGACTCTAAACACTTTGCAACTGCCAGTAAGGACAGGACTAACTTGTTTTCTTCTAAACCTGAGTTTAAAATTAATGAAGCAACTGGAAAGAAGATTCTACAGTGGTGTAATCAAGGAGGAAACATTGATGGTATTAGAGCCCAGATAAATAAATGCAAAGATATAGAGCAACTAAGGCTGCTCTATAATCAATATTACAATATAAAAGAACTGGAAGAGGATTTCAGATTACAAAAAGAAACTATCCAAGCTAAGGCAGAATTGTTAAACCCTAAAAATTATAGTCAAAATGGAACTTCAGCTCACAAATAG
- a CDS encoding DUF3871 family protein, translating into MELQLTNSPKLELKSVKSATIIGNDKSENNLIYNSNINSNNSSNNIVTDNSSFIEANTKSISLNHLQKDCIIPVFSKDNEKTIAHQEFIDVVHDCTTKLFSHHSIDEPEIRISHQIKGRTPSAIHKSAKDLLEHEKTIYYERMAFIIRVPSITETINGNELALTIGGVRAYNKENLYSKKSVEKFQVFIGYQNLVCCNLCISTDGMASEMRVGSTHELSSKIMELIETYDADKHLLQMRQLTEYNLSEKQFAQLVGRCRLYGFLPKEQKREIPSLLLNDGQVSTIAKDYYQDERFSKNHDGKINLWNVYNLFTSSNKSSYIDTFSDRNVNTFEFTNGLKNTLDGDSSYSWFLS; encoded by the coding sequence ATGGAACTTCAGCTCACAAATAGCCCCAAATTAGAACTCAAGTCAGTAAAAAGTGCTACCATAATAGGGAACGATAAAAGTGAAAATAATTTAATATATAATAGTAATATTAATAGTAATAATAGTAGTAATAATATAGTTACTGATAATAGTTCTTTCATAGAGGCTAATACAAAAAGCATTTCACTAAACCATTTACAAAAAGATTGTATAATACCTGTGTTCAGTAAAGACAATGAAAAAACAATTGCACATCAAGAATTTATTGATGTAGTACATGATTGTACTACCAAGTTGTTTTCACATCATAGTATAGATGAGCCAGAGATTAGAATTTCACATCAAATCAAGGGTAGAACACCAAGTGCTATACATAAGTCAGCTAAAGACTTGCTAGAACATGAAAAGACTATTTATTATGAGAGAATGGCATTTATAATTCGTGTACCTAGCATAACTGAAACTATTAATGGAAATGAGTTAGCTTTAACAATAGGAGGGGTACGTGCTTATAACAAGGAGAATCTCTATTCTAAAAAGTCAGTAGAGAAGTTTCAAGTGTTTATTGGGTATCAAAATCTCGTATGTTGTAACTTATGTATTAGCACAGATGGAATGGCTTCTGAAATGCGTGTAGGCAGTACACATGAATTGTCTAGTAAAATAATGGAGCTTATAGAAACGTATGATGCAGATAAACACCTATTACAGATGAGGCAATTAACAGAATATAATCTTAGTGAAAAGCAATTTGCTCAGTTAGTGGGTAGGTGTAGGCTCTATGGGTTTTTACCTAAAGAACAGAAAAGAGAAATCCCATCATTGCTCCTTAATGATGGACAGGTTTCTACTATAGCAAAGGACTATTACCAAGATGAAAGGTTTAGCAAAAACCATGATGGTAAAATAAACTTGTGGAATGTTTATAATCTCTTCACATCATCCAATAAGAGTAGTTATATAGACACTTTTAGTGATAGGAATGTAAATACATTTGAGTTTACAAATGGACTTAAAAACACCTTGGATGGTGATTCTAGCTATTCTTGGTTTTTGAGTTGA
- a CDS encoding Abi family protein: MGNKATNTNKQIQILSGRGLTLDFPEAKVKEFLLDIGYYRLGFYWHHFEIDDDHNFAPDSKLSDVIGLYYLDVDLRNILLKYLNRIEIHFRTKVIYYVSNKFKDFPAWFADDAIVNNSFIQSTPFKTSMLNRVYTPEFINNNKTLKKHHQNNPQDTYAPAWKVLEFFTFGVLLNLFKNIKDTDIKKRVTESMGILNIDKFENLMSAVVLIRNICSHGDVLYDFNTPRGLSVIPGIDFVNSDRNSLNACLKVIAYFLKHISENREKDFINDIETIFKENSKNAVIEKIIKEKIKYQ; encoded by the coding sequence ATGGGAAATAAGGCAACAAACACAAACAAGCAAATACAAATATTATCTGGCAGAGGTCTTACTCTTGATTTTCCAGAAGCCAAAGTCAAGGAGTTTTTATTAGATATAGGCTACTATAGATTAGGATTTTATTGGCATCATTTTGAAATAGATGATGACCATAATTTTGCTCCAGACAGCAAGCTTTCTGATGTTATTGGGTTATACTATTTAGATGTTGATTTGCGTAATATATTATTAAAATACCTTAATAGAATAGAGATTCATTTTAGAACTAAAGTGATTTATTACGTATCCAATAAATTCAAAGACTTCCCTGCTTGGTTTGCTGATGATGCTATAGTAAATAATAGCTTCATACAAAGCACCCCTTTTAAAACGAGTATGCTTAACAGGGTTTATACTCCTGAATTTATTAACAACAATAAAACCTTAAAAAAACATCATCAAAACAACCCTCAAGACACCTATGCACCTGCATGGAAAGTCTTAGAGTTTTTTACTTTTGGTGTTCTATTGAATTTATTTAAAAACATAAAAGATACTGACATTAAAAAGCGAGTAACTGAAAGTATGGGGATTTTAAACATAGACAAGTTTGAAAACCTAATGAGTGCAGTTGTTCTAATACGTAACATATGTTCTCATGGTGATGTTCTATATGATTTTAATACCCCTAGAGGTCTATCTGTTATTCCTGGTATAGATTTTGTAAATAGTGATAGAAACTCCCTTAATGCATGCTTGAAGGTAATAGCTTATTTTTTAAAACATATTTCTGAAAATAGAGAAAAAGACTTTATTAATGATATAGAAACTATATTTAAAGAAAACTCTAAAAATGCTGTTATTGAAAAAATAATTAAGGAGAAAATAAAGTATCAATAA